One Arthrobacter sp. StoSoilB20 DNA segment encodes these proteins:
- a CDS encoding cation:proton antiporter, translated as MFEAPSILFLAAGVAVLAAAVLPKLLRQTPLSMPMVFLGSGMLAFTLLPDLPDPDPILHADFTTHLTEVCVIISLMGAGLALDRPFRWRGWSTTWRLLGIVMPLCILVMTLLGLWVLGLGLAAAILVAAAIAPTDPVLASEVQVGRPADTEEDPDEDEVRFALTSEAGLNDGLAFPFVYLAILISVVGASPGAWIGEWVGLDVFWRMGVGVLLGFGTGKLLSLIFFAAKGKSFRLSEHAEGFVALAATFLAYGAAEMLEGYGFVAVFVCALTIRSAERHHSYHQVLHGYVEQLERLMTVVILVLLGGAIARGLLEGIGWAELVVALAFLLLVRPLAGWLGLMGGKTGPRERLAISYFGIRGIGSIYYVGYALTHGNFDAEAHQLWAFIGLVIALSIVVHGATTAPLMNRLDRLRLAEARKLHGDEGRAPTTAV; from the coding sequence TTGTTTGAAGCCCCCAGCATCCTGTTTCTCGCGGCAGGAGTTGCCGTGTTGGCCGCAGCGGTCCTGCCGAAACTGTTGCGGCAAACGCCACTCTCCATGCCGATGGTTTTCCTCGGCAGTGGAATGCTGGCGTTCACCCTCCTGCCCGATCTTCCGGACCCGGATCCCATCCTGCATGCGGACTTCACGACCCACCTCACCGAGGTCTGCGTCATCATCTCCCTCATGGGCGCCGGTCTGGCCTTGGACAGGCCCTTCCGCTGGCGCGGATGGTCCACCACCTGGCGCCTGCTCGGCATCGTGATGCCACTGTGCATCCTGGTGATGACCCTGCTGGGGTTGTGGGTGTTGGGCCTGGGGCTCGCCGCCGCCATCCTGGTGGCCGCTGCCATTGCCCCCACAGACCCCGTCCTGGCCTCAGAGGTCCAAGTCGGCAGGCCAGCAGATACCGAAGAGGACCCGGACGAGGACGAGGTCCGGTTCGCCCTGACCTCCGAGGCCGGCCTGAATGACGGGCTCGCCTTCCCCTTTGTGTACCTTGCCATCCTCATCAGCGTGGTGGGCGCATCACCGGGCGCCTGGATTGGGGAATGGGTGGGTTTGGATGTGTTTTGGCGTATGGGCGTCGGCGTCCTGCTCGGCTTCGGAACGGGCAAGCTCCTGAGCCTGATCTTCTTTGCCGCCAAAGGCAAGAGCTTCCGCCTGTCAGAACACGCCGAGGGTTTCGTGGCGCTCGCAGCAACATTCCTGGCGTACGGCGCTGCGGAAATGCTGGAAGGCTACGGGTTCGTAGCGGTCTTCGTCTGTGCTCTGACCATCCGTTCCGCCGAGCGCCACCACAGCTACCACCAGGTTCTCCATGGCTACGTGGAGCAGCTCGAGCGTTTGATGACGGTGGTGATCCTGGTGCTCCTTGGCGGAGCGATAGCCCGTGGACTCCTGGAGGGGATCGGTTGGGCGGAGCTTGTGGTGGCCTTGGCATTCCTCCTGCTGGTCAGGCCCCTGGCCGGATGGCTCGGGTTGATGGGCGGCAAGACCGGACCGCGCGAACGGCTGGCCATCTCCTACTTCGGCATCCGCGGGATCGGCTCAATCTATTACGTCGGCTATGCGCTGACCCACGGCAACTTTGACGCCGAGGCACACCAACTTTGGGCCTTCATCGGTTTGGTGATTGCGTTGTCCATTGTGGTGCACGGCGCCACCACGGCACCCCTGATGAACCGGTTGGACCGCCTTCGCCTGGCTGAAGCGCGCAAGCTGCACGGTGACGAAGGCAGGGCGCCGACCACTGCCGTATGA
- a CDS encoding phosphatase domain-containing protein, translating into MASRPLKPRPTSDAVDNGGTRQPGKTRRHLALRLDDAWLGFQTQLAIRRGRVETVIPYTGYGSTKWVRVLARVVRSDPRDAAGHAKPLQESMRGWRNFTSAPVAHADVNVTVAGTVFTVRADRGGVVDARIPVALDAGWHTITLQSGESETVEAPVEIVADDADFGVVSDIDDTVMVTALPRPFLAAWNTFVLNEHARTPTPGMAVLYERIARTAPSAPVLYLSTGAWNVAPTLSRFLSRNLYPAGPKLLTDWGPTPDRWFRSGQEHKRNSLERLAEEFPTMKWLLVGDDGQHDEAIYSEFAQRHPENVRAIAIRQLSAGEAVLAGGRSKSGGQPTPGVPWIYAPDGAGMSAQLEELGIIRNEVRSADDPEEGEVAP; encoded by the coding sequence ATGGCTTCCCGTCCCCTGAAACCGCGCCCCACATCCGACGCCGTTGATAACGGCGGCACCAGGCAGCCCGGCAAAACCCGCCGCCACCTCGCGTTGAGGCTCGACGACGCGTGGCTTGGTTTCCAGACGCAGCTAGCCATCCGGCGTGGCCGGGTGGAAACGGTGATTCCCTACACCGGCTATGGAAGTACCAAGTGGGTGCGGGTGCTGGCGCGCGTTGTCCGCAGTGACCCCCGGGATGCGGCAGGGCATGCAAAGCCGTTGCAGGAGAGTATGCGCGGATGGCGGAATTTCACGAGTGCTCCTGTGGCTCACGCCGATGTCAACGTGACTGTCGCCGGTACCGTTTTCACTGTGCGGGCGGACCGCGGCGGCGTAGTGGATGCCCGTATTCCGGTGGCCCTGGATGCCGGCTGGCACACCATCACGCTGCAATCCGGGGAGTCGGAAACTGTGGAGGCTCCCGTGGAGATCGTCGCGGACGACGCTGACTTCGGCGTCGTGTCCGACATTGACGACACCGTGATGGTGACCGCGCTGCCACGTCCGTTCCTGGCGGCCTGGAACACTTTCGTGCTCAACGAGCACGCCAGGACTCCCACCCCGGGGATGGCTGTGCTGTATGAGCGGATAGCCAGGACGGCGCCCTCTGCCCCAGTCCTTTACCTGTCCACCGGGGCCTGGAACGTCGCCCCAACCCTGTCCCGCTTCCTGTCCCGCAACTTGTACCCGGCCGGTCCCAAGCTCCTGACCGACTGGGGTCCTACTCCCGACCGCTGGTTCCGCAGCGGCCAGGAGCACAAACGGAACTCCCTGGAACGCCTGGCGGAGGAGTTTCCCACCATGAAATGGCTGTTGGTGGGCGACGACGGCCAGCACGATGAAGCCATCTACTCCGAATTCGCCCAGCGTCATCCGGAAAACGTCCGGGCAATCGCCATCCGCCAACTCTCGGCGGGGGAAGCTGTACTGGCGGGTGGCCGTTCAAAGTCCGGGGGTCAACCCACGCCGGGTGTCCCGTGGATCTACGCACCGGATGGAGCGGGGATGTCCGCACAGCTTGAGGAACTCGGCATTATCCGGAACGAAGTCCGCTCCGCCGATGATCCCGAGGAAGGCGAAGTCGCCCCATAG
- a CDS encoding CoA-acylating methylmalonate-semialdehyde dehydrogenase: protein MSDINQLPVVPHWIGGAGSPSAGDRTAPVFDPALGRETKLVNLGNAEDIESAIASAHKAFPAWRDMSITKRQQIIFRFRELLNERKGELAEIITSEHGKVVSDALGEITRGQEVVELATGFPHLIKGEHSENVSTGVDVYSTKAPLGVVGIISPFNFPAMVPLWFLPIAIAAGNTVVLKPSEKDPTAANWLAALFTEAGLPDGVFNVLHGDKEAVDGLLEHPDVKAISFVGSTPIAQYIYETAARKGKRVQALGGAKNHMLVLPDADLELTADAAINAGFGSAGERCMAISVVVAVEPVADALIEKITARMSTLKIGDGRRNCDMGPLVTRQHRDKVASYIDVALEDGANVVVDGRGIEVDGDANGFWLGPTLIDDVPVTSRVYTEEIFGPVLAVVRVKSYEEGLHLINSGAFGNGTAIFTNDGGAARRFQAEVEVGMVGINVPIPVPVAYYSFGGFKDSIFGSSKAYGLQGFQFFTREKAITSRWLDPSHGGINLGFPQN from the coding sequence GTGTCTGACATCAACCAGCTTCCCGTGGTCCCGCACTGGATCGGAGGCGCCGGCTCGCCATCGGCCGGCGACCGCACCGCCCCCGTATTCGATCCCGCCCTCGGCCGTGAAACCAAGCTGGTCAACCTTGGCAACGCCGAGGACATCGAGTCGGCCATCGCATCGGCCCACAAGGCATTTCCTGCCTGGCGGGATATGTCCATCACCAAACGCCAGCAGATCATTTTCCGCTTCCGGGAGCTGCTGAACGAGCGCAAGGGTGAGCTCGCGGAGATCATCACCTCCGAGCACGGCAAAGTAGTCTCCGATGCCCTCGGTGAAATCACCCGGGGCCAGGAAGTCGTGGAACTGGCTACCGGCTTCCCTCACCTGATCAAAGGCGAGCATTCAGAAAACGTCTCCACCGGCGTCGACGTCTACTCCACCAAAGCGCCGCTGGGCGTGGTGGGCATCATCAGCCCGTTCAACTTCCCTGCCATGGTGCCGTTGTGGTTCCTGCCGATCGCCATCGCGGCCGGCAACACTGTGGTCCTCAAGCCGAGCGAGAAGGACCCGACGGCGGCCAACTGGCTCGCTGCCCTGTTCACTGAGGCGGGCCTTCCGGACGGAGTCTTCAACGTCCTGCACGGCGACAAGGAAGCAGTGGACGGCCTGCTGGAACATCCCGATGTGAAGGCCATTTCCTTCGTCGGCTCCACTCCGATTGCCCAGTACATCTACGAGACCGCAGCCCGCAAGGGCAAGCGCGTCCAGGCCCTTGGCGGTGCGAAGAACCACATGCTGGTCCTGCCCGACGCCGACCTCGAGCTGACCGCCGATGCCGCCATCAACGCAGGCTTCGGTTCGGCGGGGGAGCGCTGCATGGCGATCAGTGTGGTGGTGGCCGTGGAGCCGGTTGCTGACGCGTTGATCGAAAAGATCACCGCCCGGATGTCCACCCTGAAGATCGGCGACGGCCGCCGCAACTGCGACATGGGCCCACTGGTCACCCGCCAGCACCGCGACAAGGTGGCGTCCTACATCGACGTTGCCCTCGAGGACGGTGCCAACGTTGTGGTGGATGGCCGCGGCATCGAGGTGGACGGGGATGCAAACGGCTTCTGGCTTGGGCCTACGCTGATCGACGACGTCCCGGTCACCTCCCGTGTGTACACCGAGGAAATCTTTGGACCGGTCCTGGCAGTGGTGCGCGTCAAGAGCTACGAAGAAGGCCTGCACCTGATCAACTCCGGCGCTTTTGGCAACGGCACGGCGATTTTCACGAACGACGGCGGTGCAGCCCGCCGCTTCCAGGCCGAGGTTGAGGTGGGGATGGTGGGCATCAACGTGCCCATTCCCGTGCCGGTGGCGTATTACTCCTTTGGCGGATTCAAGGACTCCATTTTCGGCAGCTCCAAAGCGTACGGCTTGCAGGGCTTCCAGTTCTTCACCCGCGAAAAAGCCATCACCTCACGCTGGCTGGACCCCAGCCACGGCGGCATCAACCTGGGCTTCCCGCAGAACTAG
- a CDS encoding PucR family transcriptional regulator, translated as MPPTLNAIVRDSTLNLRLVTPEAGDAAAEVPVSWVHSSDLGDPTPFLDPGQLLLTDGTQFPVGDAPAALYGDYVERLVAHGISGLGFATQVIHGVLPAGLVEACRTRGLPLLEVPDRTPFIAVIRFVADWLATEQHARSEWSLQAQRAIARAALRPDGLRSILAELERQLHGWVALFDAAGNHILMPNNRPVPSALMPGVEEAVRKSLDKGSRSVSQLTIDGGHVTLQTLGRRHHLRGVLVLGAIEPLDPARTDIINSVIALASLALEQTRTLDTARRHLRAGVLEQLLAGSFDVAERTGRQVWGRLPAQPLLVTLAQPPGQGQNLLEALELLSDDHRGAIFYAQRNENIVVLAGPALQPKVSTLLDKYGATAGVSAETDFAHLPKALAEAERALKRATELSRPLVAFEDISQGGMLGLLRRDEAASVARRLLEPLARHDDTEQTQLLPTVTAWLANNCVWDRTARELGIHRHTLRNRIDAAGNVLGLNLDNLRDRLELFAAVEFAEERPQTSS; from the coding sequence ATGCCACCGACCCTCAACGCCATCGTCCGCGACAGCACTTTGAACCTGCGGCTGGTAACGCCGGAGGCGGGGGATGCTGCTGCGGAGGTGCCGGTATCCTGGGTCCACAGTTCCGATCTTGGGGACCCCACTCCGTTCCTCGATCCAGGGCAGTTGCTCCTGACGGATGGGACACAATTTCCGGTGGGCGATGCTCCTGCTGCGCTCTATGGCGACTACGTGGAGCGGCTGGTGGCCCATGGGATCAGCGGCCTTGGTTTTGCCACCCAGGTGATCCATGGGGTGCTGCCTGCAGGGCTGGTCGAAGCCTGCAGGACCCGGGGTTTGCCGTTGCTTGAGGTTCCGGACAGGACTCCGTTCATCGCCGTCATCCGTTTCGTGGCCGATTGGCTCGCAACCGAACAGCATGCGCGCTCCGAGTGGTCGCTCCAGGCCCAGCGCGCCATCGCACGGGCTGCACTTCGTCCCGATGGCCTCAGGTCCATCCTGGCCGAACTCGAGCGCCAACTGCACGGCTGGGTTGCCCTCTTTGACGCCGCGGGCAACCACATCCTGATGCCCAACAACCGTCCCGTGCCATCGGCCCTGATGCCGGGTGTGGAAGAAGCCGTCCGAAAATCGCTGGACAAGGGATCGCGGTCGGTATCGCAACTGACCATCGACGGCGGACACGTCACCTTGCAGACGCTGGGCCGCAGGCACCATCTGCGTGGCGTCCTGGTCTTGGGCGCCATCGAGCCATTGGACCCGGCCCGCACCGACATCATCAACAGCGTTATCGCCTTGGCCAGCCTCGCCCTGGAGCAAACCCGGACCCTGGACACTGCCCGCCGCCATCTGCGTGCCGGGGTCTTGGAGCAGTTGCTGGCCGGCAGCTTCGATGTTGCCGAACGTACCGGACGCCAGGTTTGGGGCCGGCTGCCGGCACAGCCCCTGCTGGTGACCCTGGCGCAGCCTCCCGGACAGGGACAGAACCTGCTCGAAGCGCTCGAGCTGCTGTCCGATGACCATCGGGGTGCCATCTTCTACGCCCAGCGGAACGAAAACATCGTGGTGCTGGCCGGACCCGCCCTCCAGCCGAAAGTCAGCACCCTCCTGGACAAGTACGGCGCAACGGCGGGGGTTTCGGCCGAAACGGACTTCGCCCACCTGCCCAAGGCATTGGCGGAAGCCGAGCGGGCGCTGAAACGCGCCACGGAGCTGAGCCGGCCCCTGGTGGCTTTCGAGGACATCTCCCAAGGCGGGATGCTCGGGCTGCTCCGACGTGACGAAGCGGCCTCCGTTGCCCGCCGGCTCCTTGAGCCCTTGGCCAGGCATGACGACACCGAACAGACGCAGCTGCTGCCCACGGTTACGGCCTGGCTGGCCAACAACTGCGTCTGGGACCGCACGGCGAGGGAGCTGGGGATCCACCGGCACACCCTCCGGAACCGGATCGACGCCGCCGGGAACGTCCTGGGCCTCAACCTCGACAACCTGCGCGACAGGCTGGAACTGTTCGCCGCCGTCGAGTTTGCGGAAGAGCGCCCGCAGACATCGTCCTAG
- a CDS encoding aspartate aminotransferase family protein, with amino-acid sequence MSPTRTAPAASLAASNSEVAERDTASVFHSWSAQGSLKPLAIAGGSGSTVWDHEGRTYLDFSSQLVNTNIGHQHPRLIEAIKEQLDTLTTVAPAHANRTRAMAAEKILSHAPETMDKVFFTNGGADANENAIRMARLHTGRDKVISRYRSYHGNTGVAIVATGDWRRIPNEYSRGHVHVFGPYLYRSEFWAETPEQEAERALQHLRRTIELEGPHSVAAVLLETVPGTAGILLPPPGYLEGVRALCDQHGIVLILDEVMCGFGRTGDWLALDAFNVRPDLVTFAKGVNSGYVPVGGVIISEEISRTFDERVFPGGLTYSGHPLAAASIVASIEAFEEEGIVRNAARIGANHLEPGLKALAAKHDVIGEVRGRGVFWALELVEDRQSRTPVSAAFMGKLKAELLHRGLLPFMADNRVHVVPPAVVTPEEVRQALAIYDDALTAVR; translated from the coding sequence ATGTCACCCACCCGCACCGCCCCGGCTGCTTCCTTGGCAGCAAGCAACTCCGAGGTCGCAGAAAGGGATACCGCCAGCGTGTTCCATTCGTGGTCTGCCCAGGGTTCGTTGAAACCACTGGCGATCGCCGGCGGTTCCGGCAGCACGGTTTGGGATCATGAGGGCAGGACCTACCTGGACTTCTCAAGCCAACTGGTCAACACCAACATCGGCCACCAGCACCCGCGGCTTATCGAAGCCATCAAGGAACAGCTGGACACGCTCACCACCGTTGCTCCCGCGCACGCCAACCGCACGCGCGCGATGGCGGCCGAGAAGATCCTCTCCCATGCGCCGGAGACCATGGACAAGGTGTTCTTCACCAATGGCGGCGCGGACGCCAACGAAAACGCCATCCGGATGGCCCGGCTCCACACTGGCCGGGACAAGGTCATCTCCCGCTACCGTTCCTACCACGGCAACACCGGGGTAGCGATCGTGGCGACCGGGGACTGGCGCCGCATTCCCAACGAATACTCCCGCGGCCACGTCCACGTGTTTGGGCCGTACCTTTACCGTTCCGAATTCTGGGCCGAAACCCCGGAGCAGGAAGCAGAACGGGCACTGCAACACCTGCGCCGGACCATCGAACTCGAAGGTCCGCACTCCGTTGCTGCCGTGCTGCTGGAAACCGTTCCCGGTACCGCCGGGATACTGCTTCCGCCGCCGGGATACCTTGAAGGTGTCCGCGCGCTCTGCGACCAGCACGGAATCGTCCTGATCCTGGACGAAGTCATGTGCGGCTTTGGACGCACAGGTGATTGGTTGGCCCTTGACGCCTTCAACGTCCGGCCGGACCTGGTCACCTTCGCCAAGGGCGTCAACTCCGGCTACGTCCCGGTAGGCGGCGTCATCATCTCCGAAGAAATCTCCCGGACCTTTGATGAGCGCGTCTTCCCGGGCGGGCTTACCTATTCAGGCCATCCCCTCGCGGCAGCTTCGATCGTTGCCTCCATCGAAGCCTTCGAGGAGGAGGGCATCGTCCGGAACGCCGCACGCATTGGCGCCAACCACCTGGAACCGGGCCTGAAAGCCCTCGCTGCCAAGCACGACGTCATCGGCGAAGTGCGCGGGCGCGGCGTGTTCTGGGCTTTGGAACTCGTCGAAGACCGCCAAAGCCGCACACCGGTCAGCGCCGCCTTCATGGGCAAGCTTAAAGCGGAACTGCTCCACCGCGGACTGTTGCCCTTCATGGCGGACAACCGCGTGCACGTGGTGCCTCCCGCCGTCGTGACCCCCGAAGAAGTACGCCAGGCGCTGGCGATTTACGACGACGCCCTGACCGCCGTCCGCTGA
- a CDS encoding LacI family DNA-binding transcriptional regulator has translation MSTDGSRRRDVTVADVAKAAKVSKAQAARALGNYGAVSDDVRERVLAAAEELEYRPNELARSMNTGRSNTIGVVVGDIENPHFGLAMRGITDTAKKSGYNVILINTDEERAAEVDAVRVLLDKRVDGLIVAPASSVETSHLQQVQDSGRPLVLLDRAAQGLDAETFAVDMGGISYESTKYLIESGHQRIAFVSTLKTDRPYEEGMVLDSSQISDRLEGIRRAFKDEGLALPADLVRLNAGDSESVKAITRGLLEGPDPATAIIASDGLIALGVVEAIQEAGLAIPADVSFLMYDDFAWTRLTTPPLTVIAQPVYDMGIAAATALIRRIEGRKAAAPAPELVARLIQRGSVGAPQRTAVRASS, from the coding sequence ATGAGCACTGACGGATCCCGACGGCGGGACGTAACGGTTGCCGACGTCGCCAAAGCCGCAAAAGTGTCCAAGGCGCAAGCCGCCCGCGCGTTGGGCAACTACGGAGCAGTCAGCGACGACGTCCGGGAGCGCGTCCTGGCCGCGGCGGAAGAGCTCGAATACCGGCCCAACGAGCTGGCGCGGAGCATGAACACTGGAAGGTCCAACACCATTGGCGTGGTGGTGGGCGATATCGAAAACCCGCACTTTGGCCTCGCCATGAGGGGCATTACTGACACCGCCAAGAAGAGCGGCTACAACGTCATCCTCATCAATACCGACGAGGAAAGGGCTGCCGAGGTCGACGCCGTCCGCGTGCTGCTGGACAAGCGCGTGGACGGACTCATCGTGGCCCCGGCATCATCCGTGGAGACCTCGCATCTGCAGCAGGTCCAGGATTCGGGCCGCCCCCTGGTGCTCCTGGACCGCGCCGCCCAAGGGCTGGACGCAGAAACCTTCGCCGTGGACATGGGCGGCATTTCCTATGAGTCAACCAAGTACCTGATCGAGTCCGGGCATCAGCGGATCGCGTTCGTTTCCACTCTGAAAACAGACCGGCCTTACGAGGAAGGGATGGTGCTGGACTCCTCCCAGATTTCGGACCGCCTGGAGGGAATCCGCCGCGCGTTCAAGGACGAGGGACTCGCTTTACCCGCCGATCTGGTCCGCCTTAACGCCGGTGACTCCGAATCCGTGAAAGCCATAACCCGGGGGCTGCTCGAAGGGCCGGACCCGGCCACCGCCATCATCGCCTCCGACGGCCTGATCGCCTTGGGCGTGGTGGAAGCCATCCAGGAGGCCGGACTTGCCATCCCCGCCGACGTCTCTTTCCTGATGTACGACGACTTCGCCTGGACACGCCTCACCACTCCCCCGCTCACCGTCATCGCACAGCCCGTCTATGACATGGGCATCGCGGCGGCAACCGCCCTGATCCGTCGGATCGAAGGCAGGAAAGCCGCCGCGCCAGCACCGGAACTGGTGGCCCGCTTAATCCAGCGCGGTTCGGTGGGAGCGCCTCAGCGGACGGCGGTCAGGGCGTCGTCGTAA
- a CDS encoding ABC transporter substrate-binding protein: MIKLNFRPAALAAAAVAALLALSGCGGSPAANSPSAENRYGLIQPGTIRVASLGDSKPYTFTDSSGNFTGFDVELFKDVAHRAGVDNVVFTGQDFSGLLAAVANGQFDVGVAAIGITDKRKETVDFSDGYLAGYLTVITTKDSGIKDADALNGKRLGVVQGTLQEAYAVKNFTSAQLVRFPDNNTAISAVNSGAVDAHFLDYEAAKEYQEQFGLVSAADIPSFDAPAGFAIAKDKTAFKEALNKGLAEAMEDGTWKTLYQKWFPGSPMPEQYLPKAEQTSSPAPTASK; this comes from the coding sequence GTGATTAAACTGAACTTCCGCCCGGCAGCGCTCGCAGCCGCAGCAGTGGCGGCTCTCCTCGCCCTTTCGGGCTGCGGCGGGTCGCCCGCCGCCAACTCCCCGTCCGCCGAAAACCGTTACGGCCTGATCCAGCCCGGCACCATCCGCGTGGCCAGCCTGGGCGACTCCAAGCCGTACACCTTCACCGACAGCTCCGGAAACTTCACCGGCTTTGACGTGGAACTCTTCAAGGACGTGGCTCACCGCGCCGGCGTAGACAACGTGGTCTTCACCGGACAGGACTTCTCAGGGCTCCTCGCGGCCGTGGCCAACGGACAGTTCGACGTCGGTGTCGCTGCCATCGGCATCACGGACAAGCGCAAGGAAACCGTTGACTTTTCCGATGGCTACCTCGCCGGCTACCTGACGGTCATCACCACCAAGGACTCCGGCATCAAGGACGCGGACGCACTCAACGGCAAGCGGCTTGGAGTTGTCCAGGGAACCCTGCAGGAAGCCTACGCAGTGAAGAACTTCACCTCTGCGCAGCTGGTCCGCTTCCCGGACAACAACACGGCAATCTCCGCAGTCAACAGCGGGGCCGTGGACGCCCACTTCCTCGATTACGAGGCAGCCAAGGAATACCAGGAGCAGTTTGGACTGGTCAGCGCCGCGGACATTCCGTCGTTCGACGCCCCCGCCGGATTCGCCATCGCCAAGGACAAGACCGCTTTCAAAGAGGCCTTGAACAAGGGCCTGGCCGAAGCAATGGAAGACGGCACGTGGAAGACGCTCTACCAGAAGTGGTTCCCGGGCTCGCCGATGCCGGAGCAGTACCTCCCCAAAGCCGAGCAGACCTCAAGCCCGGCCCCGACAGCCAGCAAGTAA
- a CDS encoding amino acid ABC transporter permease: protein MDWLNTISRTFFDFDAMIEVLPQLLGVGLLNTLIISIAATILGVVMGMVVAVMGISRSRWLRIPARIYTDLFRGLPAILTILLIGQGFARLSQSVFGPSPYPLGIIALSLIASAYIGEIFRAGILSVDKGQGEACRALGMSYAKSMSLVVVPQGVRRVLPALVNQFIAIVKDSSLVYFLGLLVSERELFRVGQDAAVLSGNLSPLVMAGIFYLVITVPLTHLVNYFDNKFRTGRRRPTAPTSGLKEVKELDAASPLITGSNT, encoded by the coding sequence ATGGATTGGCTCAACACCATCAGCCGCACGTTCTTCGATTTTGACGCCATGATCGAAGTACTGCCCCAACTCCTCGGAGTTGGCCTCCTGAACACCCTGATCATCTCCATCGCAGCAACCATCCTCGGCGTAGTGATGGGAATGGTGGTGGCCGTCATGGGCATCTCCCGCTCCAGGTGGCTGCGTATCCCTGCAAGGATCTACACCGACCTCTTCCGCGGTCTGCCCGCCATCTTGACCATCCTGCTGATCGGCCAGGGTTTTGCCCGGTTGAGCCAGTCGGTCTTTGGCCCCTCTCCTTATCCCCTGGGCATCATCGCGCTGAGCCTGATCGCCAGTGCCTACATCGGAGAGATCTTCCGCGCCGGCATCCTCAGCGTGGACAAGGGCCAGGGAGAAGCCTGCCGCGCACTGGGCATGAGCTACGCCAAGTCCATGTCCCTGGTGGTAGTCCCGCAGGGTGTACGCCGGGTGCTTCCGGCCCTGGTCAACCAGTTCATCGCCATCGTCAAGGACTCCTCCCTGGTCTACTTCCTGGGACTCCTCGTCAGTGAACGCGAACTGTTCCGGGTGGGCCAGGACGCAGCAGTGTTGTCCGGCAATCTCTCGCCGTTGGTCATGGCCGGCATCTTCTACCTGGTGATCACCGTGCCGCTGACCCACTTGGTCAACTACTTCGACAACAAGTTCCGCACCGGCCGCCGTCGTCCCACGGCACCCACCAGCGGACTGAAGGAAGTCAAGGAACTCGACGCGGCCTCGCCGCTCATCACCGGGAGCAACACGTGA
- a CDS encoding amino acid ABC transporter ATP-binding protein yields the protein MNLTSSSATSTKNSAQDIEKFNGSSLELQNLTMAYGDVEVLRNVSLNVAPGTTTCIIGPSGSGKSTLLRGVNRLHEPKSGDVLLAGESALKVKPDILRARIGMVFQHFNLFPDHTALENVALALWSVKGMSKAEARERARRRLAEVGLAERADHRPRDLSGGQQQRVAIARALAMEPEVMLFDEATSALDPELVKGVLNLMAGLGRRGMTMLVVTHEMGFARKVADQVVFMDEGEVVEIGTPTELFDNPRSERLQRFLSEVL from the coding sequence GTGAACCTCACCAGCAGCAGCGCCACCAGCACCAAGAATTCAGCACAGGATATTGAGAAGTTCAACGGCTCGAGCCTCGAACTGCAGAACCTGACCATGGCCTACGGCGACGTCGAGGTACTCCGGAACGTCAGCCTCAACGTCGCCCCGGGGACCACCACCTGCATCATCGGGCCTTCGGGATCAGGGAAGTCCACGCTCCTGCGCGGCGTCAACCGCTTGCACGAACCCAAGAGCGGGGACGTCCTCCTGGCGGGTGAAAGTGCCCTCAAGGTCAAGCCGGACATCCTCCGCGCCCGGATCGGCATGGTCTTCCAGCACTTCAACCTCTTCCCGGACCACACTGCCCTAGAGAACGTGGCGCTGGCCCTATGGAGCGTCAAGGGGATGTCCAAGGCCGAAGCCCGGGAACGTGCCCGGCGCCGTCTCGCCGAAGTCGGGCTCGCCGAACGGGCCGACCACCGGCCACGCGACCTCTCCGGCGGCCAGCAGCAACGCGTCGCGATCGCCCGGGCGCTGGCCATGGAGCCCGAAGTCATGCTCTTCGACGAGGCCACCAGCGCCCTGGACCCGGAGCTGGTCAAAGGCGTCCTTAACCTCATGGCAGGCCTTGGCCGACGCGGCATGACCATGCTGGTTGTCACGCACGAGATGGGTTTTGCCCGGAAGGTAGCTGACCAGGTGGTGTTCATGGATGAGGGCGAAGTAGTGGAAATCGGTACTCCCACAGAACTCTTCGACAACCCCCGCAGCGAACGCCTGCAGCGCTTCCTCTCGGAGGTCCTGTGA